In Pseudemcibacter aquimaris, the sequence CCGGATAGTTTATGCGGATATCTATCCAGTAATTCTTCATATAAATTCACGAGCTTAATCACATGATCCACGCGCTTTTTAATATCCGCGTCAGACCATCCATCCAGTTTCGCCATCACAATGATATTTTCATAAACTGACATATGCGGGAAAAGACCGCCACCTTGAACCGCATACCCCATCTTCTTTCGCATACCGGAAATATCATCATAATTCAGCTTGTCGCCAAACAGTTCAACATGACCGGATGATGGTTCCGTTAAACCATTCACCAGCTGCAATAATGTTGTTTTACCGCTGCCGCTTTCGCCAACCAGTGCCGTTATTTTATGATTTTCAACATCAAGGTTTATTTGATTAAGAACACTGGTCTTGCCATATTGTTTTGAAATATCTTTAAATGAAACGACCATGCCTAACCTTGATTAAAATGTAAGAAAAAATGATGCACCGCCACCAGCAGAAGTCGAAAGACTAACGTTACCACCGTGAGCAATCATCACCTGACGGGTTAAGGCAAGACCAACACCCGATCCTTCGCGTTTTGTCGTATAAAATGGCACAAATATTTTTTCCGCAAGGTCATCCGGTATGCCGGGCCCGTTATCTGATATTTCAATAACAATTCGGCCACGTTTATTGATTTTTGCACTTAACGAAACTTTGGCATTTTCTACGCCCTCTAATGCTTCCGCCGCATTTTTAAGCAAGTTAATCAACATCTGTTCAAGCATTTCTGGATCAGCGGAAACCTCAAGACTGTCTGTTGCCACATCAACATCTAGCGCGATTCCCTTATCATCCCAATTAACGGCCGCGATCCGAATGACATCATCAAATATCTTTTTCAGAACAATTTGTTCTTTTTCCGGTGGTGGTAATCTGGTGAGGCGACGATAACTTTGCACAAAATGCATAAGGCCATCTGATCTTCTGGCGACGGTATCGACCGCATCACGAACATCACTTAATTCTTCAACCAGTTCATCTTGGCCTTTTGCCTTTTCAATGGCATCATCAACAAGATCGGTTGATGTTTTCGCCAGTGATGATACGGGCGTGATGCTATTCATAATTTCATGGGTAAGCACGCGCACCAAATCTTGCCATGCTTTAAGCTGCGCAACATCAAGTTCGCTTTGGATGTCTTGCAATGAAATTAATTTTTCTACTTTACCTGCTGAAATGATCTGCGTGGATGCGACCGTTAAGGTCTGTTCAATATCATCCAGCTTAAACGTCACAAGGTGGCGTTCTCCGGGTTCCAAAGTAAGTACCTTTTTCCTAAATTCATCACCAAATTGCGACAGGTCAGAAACCCGCGTCACATGCGCAGACCCAAAAAGCCGCCTTGCTGCATTATTATGAATTGAAATGGTACCGTCACCATTGATGGACATTAATGGCACGGGAACCTGTTCAATCAGTGCTTTTAAATGTTTTAGGTCCTCTTCCTGCTGACCGCGAAGCTGTCGGAAGCGTTCAAGAATATCTGTGATCGCTTCACCAAGTTCATTAAAACCCGCACCCATTCCGGCATGATCAAATTTTTGGCCAAAATCGCTATAACGCATGGCATCCAAAAAACGGGTCAGATCATCATTGGTAAGTTTTACAAAGCGGACAATTTCAAAAATCTGAAAAACAGCAACCAATGTAATAAGCATGCTAGCCGCAATAAAACCCGGGCTGATCACAAGGATAGAAAGACTGGAAACGGTTACGAATAACAACACCAATCTTATAGTAAGAAGTAAGCTGAAACGCTTAAAACCCATATTTTTCCATCCTTCGGTAAAGTGCGGCGCGCGTTAAACCCAATTCTTTCGCCGCGTGCGAAATATTATAGCGATGTTTTTTAAGTGACCTTTCAATTAAAACATGCTCCATCCGTTCCAGATTAAGGTTACCGTCAGGAAGTTCAATTTCTTCGGTGCCGGAACTTGTTTTAATGCTTAATTTGTTCGCCACTTCACCCGCGCTATCGGGATGACTTTCCAAGGAAAAATCCCCCGCTGAAAATTCATTTCCTTGGCTCAATATAATTGCGCGTTCAATAGCGTGGCGTAACGCCCTGACATTGCCCGGCCAGTTATATTCTTTAATCGCACTTAATGCGTCCACCGATAATTTCTTATGCGGTTTATCATATTTGCGGCAATAAACCTCGATATAATGGTTGGCGATTTCTTCGATATCGCCCGGGCGTTCCCTTAAAGGCGGCACGTTAATCTCAACGGTATTAAGACGGAATAACAAATCCTGTCTAAAACGGCTTTCGTCATTAAGCTCTTTTGCCGTCAGGTTTGTTGCAGCAATAATTCTTACGTCAATATCCACCGGTGCATTTGCCCCAACGGGTGTTACTTGACGTTGTTCTAAAACTGTTAACAGTTTCGTCTGCATATGCAGCGGCAAATTTCCGATTTCATCAAGGAACAATGTCCCACCCGATGCCGCTTGAAAACGGCCAACGCGGTCTGATTTTGCATCCGTGAATGATCCTTTTTTATGACCAAACAGTTCACTATCAAAAAGGCTTTCGCTAATCGCGCCCATATCCACGCTTAAGAATATTTCACCGGACCTTTTGGATTTGCGGTGTAATTCACGGGCAACCAATTCTTTACCCGTTCCATTTTCCCCAAGAATTATAACATTGGCATCCGTCGGCGCGGCGCGGTCAATCATAGACTGGATATTTTTTAACGCGTCGGATGACCCGATAATTTCCTGACCACCGCGTTCTTCAACAAGTGTTTGATTTACCCGTTTCAGGTTTGCTGCTTCGTTTCGAGTTCTCCTTAGTTTCACCGCCGCAGACAAGGTGGCGACCACTTTTTCATTTTGCCATGGTTTTGAAACGA encodes:
- a CDS encoding sensor histidine kinase translates to MGFKRFSLLLTIRLVLLFVTVSSLSILVISPGFIAASMLITLVAVFQIFEIVRFVKLTNDDLTRFLDAMRYSDFGQKFDHAGMGAGFNELGEAITDILERFRQLRGQQEEDLKHLKALIEQVPVPLMSINGDGTISIHNNAARRLFGSAHVTRVSDLSQFGDEFRKKVLTLEPGERHLVTFKLDDIEQTLTVASTQIISAGKVEKLISLQDIQSELDVAQLKAWQDLVRVLTHEIMNSITPVSSLAKTSTDLVDDAIEKAKGQDELVEELSDVRDAVDTVARRSDGLMHFVQSYRRLTRLPPPEKEQIVLKKIFDDVIRIAAVNWDDKGIALDVDVATDSLEVSADPEMLEQMLINLLKNAAEALEGVENAKVSLSAKINKRGRIVIEISDNGPGIPDDLAEKIFVPFYTTKREGSGVGLALTRQVMIAHGGNVSLSTSAGGGASFFLTF
- a CDS encoding sigma-54-dependent transcriptional regulator yields the protein MEKRGSILIVDDDEDILVAGKLLLKPHFASVKTIEDPNRLPELLSKNTYDAILLDMNFGPGQSSGEEGFHWLSEIMKIDPQAVVIMITAHGGVNIAVEAMKMGATDFVSKPWQNEKVVATLSAAVKLRRTRNEAANLKRVNQTLVEERGGQEIIGSSDALKNIQSMIDRAAPTDANVIILGENGTGKELVARELHRKSKRSGEIFLSVDMGAISESLFDSELFGHKKGSFTDAKSDRVGRFQAASGGTLFLDEIGNLPLHMQTKLLTVLEQRQVTPVGANAPVDIDVRIIAATNLTAKELNDESRFRQDLLFRLNTVEINVPPLRERPGDIEEIANHYIEVYCRKYDKPHKKLSVDALSAIKEYNWPGNVRALRHAIERAIILSQGNEFSAGDFSLESHPDSAGEVANKLSIKTSSGTEEIELPDGNLNLERMEHVLIERSLKKHRYNISHAAKELGLTRAALYRRMEKYGF
- a CDS encoding ATP-binding cassette domain-containing protein; translated protein: MVVSFKDISKQYGKTSVLNQINLDVENHKITALVGESGSGKTTLLQLVNGLTEPSSGHVELFGDKLNYDDISGMRKKMGYAVQGGGLFPHMSVYENIIVMAKLDGWSDADIKKRVDHVIKLVNLYEELLDRYPHKLSGGQQQRVSLCRALMLDPALLLLDEPFSALDPITKEHIHDEFLKMQQAEPRAIMLVSHDMSEAVKLADNIVIIEKGEIIQQGKTADIIQNPANDYVRNLLKSHAD